From the genome of Gracilibacillus salitolerans, one region includes:
- the recN gene encoding DNA repair protein RecN, producing MLTELSIKNFAIIDELHIPFQNGLTVLTGETGAGKSIIIDAVGLLIGGRGSVEYVRHGEKKAELEGLFIIDDTEHPVYQKARELGIEIMEDHMLVLHRTISHSGKSICRINGKLITLAILKEIGQSVLDIHSQHETQALLNQDKHMELLDYFYQSKHAHFKKHYQKLYQQWKELKYKYEANNKNEQELAQRMDLLEFQLNEIQNANLQPNEDEALTDERNELHHFETIHKNLNDAYNALHGEQKGLDWLSHAANNLEEAGEHNKEIQTLHQQYVDHYYLIEEISYQIRQHLDQMDYQPGRLELIESRLHEIDQLKRKYGQNVEEIMTYSAKIEEELDEIKNRDQHLANLAEMVQEAANDLLLEAKELHNNRKKAAKQLEKAVLTELKDLYLDKTDFQVDVFIPNKEKGIPFEGKKVTPHEDGMDQVKFLISTNPGEPVKELDRIASGGEMSRIMLALKNIFSKHQGVTSVIFDEVDTGVSGRVAQSMADKIYNISIGSQVLCITHLPQVASIADTQLKIEKVITGNRTHTTIQELSFEERIDEIGKMITGAELTDTSRTHAKELIEMNHKK from the coding sequence ATGTTAACCGAATTATCCATTAAAAATTTTGCTATTATTGATGAACTTCATATTCCATTTCAAAATGGCCTAACGGTATTAACTGGTGAAACAGGTGCAGGTAAATCAATCATCATCGATGCGGTGGGTCTATTGATTGGTGGAAGAGGATCGGTTGAATATGTTCGACACGGCGAAAAAAAGGCAGAATTAGAAGGTTTGTTTATCATTGATGATACTGAGCACCCTGTTTATCAAAAGGCAAGGGAATTAGGAATTGAAATAATGGAGGATCATATGCTTGTTCTCCACCGAACAATTTCCCATTCAGGAAAAAGTATTTGCCGTATTAACGGGAAGTTGATTACTTTAGCTATATTGAAGGAAATTGGACAATCTGTCTTAGATATACATAGCCAACACGAAACACAAGCATTATTGAATCAGGATAAACATATGGAGTTGTTGGATTATTTTTATCAGTCCAAGCATGCCCATTTTAAGAAGCACTATCAAAAGTTATATCAGCAGTGGAAAGAACTTAAATATAAATATGAAGCCAACAATAAAAATGAACAGGAATTGGCTCAACGCATGGATTTGTTGGAATTTCAATTAAATGAAATTCAAAATGCTAACTTACAACCGAATGAAGATGAAGCTCTAACTGATGAACGTAATGAATTGCATCATTTTGAAACGATCCATAAAAACTTAAACGATGCCTATAACGCGTTGCATGGTGAACAAAAAGGTTTAGATTGGTTATCGCATGCTGCTAATAACCTTGAAGAGGCGGGAGAACATAATAAAGAAATTCAAACATTGCATCAACAATATGTTGACCATTATTACTTAATTGAAGAAATATCTTATCAAATTAGACAACACCTTGATCAAATGGATTATCAACCAGGACGGTTAGAATTAATTGAGTCAAGGTTGCATGAAATTGATCAATTGAAAAGAAAATATGGTCAGAATGTTGAAGAAATCATGACATATAGTGCTAAAATTGAAGAAGAGTTGGACGAAATAAAAAATCGAGATCAACATCTTGCAAATTTGGCAGAAATGGTACAGGAAGCAGCAAATGATTTATTGTTAGAAGCAAAAGAATTACACAACAATAGAAAAAAAGCTGCTAAACAACTAGAAAAAGCAGTTTTGACGGAACTAAAGGATCTTTATTTAGATAAAACAGATTTTCAAGTCGATGTATTCATTCCTAATAAAGAAAAAGGCATACCTTTTGAAGGGAAAAAAGTAACACCACATGAAGATGGGATGGATCAAGTGAAATTTTTAATTTCAACAAATCCCGGGGAACCCGTAAAAGAACTAGATCGGATTGCTTCAGGTGGTGAAATGTCAAGGATCATGCTAGCACTAAAAAATATTTTTTCAAAGCATCAAGGAGTTACAAGTGTTATATTTGATGAAGTAGATACAGGAGTTAGTGGACGAGTAGCGCAGTCAATGGCTGATAAAATTTATAATATTTCAATCGGATCACAAGTCCTTTGTATTACACATTTACCTCAGGTAGCTTCCATTGCTGATACACAATTAAAAATTGAAAAAGTTATAACAGGAAACAGGACACATACAACGATCCAAGAATTATCTTTTGAGGAACGAATTGATGAAATTGGAA
- the ahrC gene encoding transcriptional regulator AhrC/ArgR codes for MNKAQRHIKIREIITENEIETQDDLVEELRSQGYGITQATISRDIKELHLVKVPTTDDKYKYSLPADQKFNPLNKLKRFIMDAFISLDTATHFIVMKTLPGNAQAMGALIDNLGWEEIVGCICGDDTILIICKTAEEADELKNKFLDML; via the coding sequence ATGAATAAAGCTCAACGACACATTAAAATTCGTGAGATCATTACAGAAAATGAAATTGAAACACAAGATGATTTAGTTGAGGAACTTAGAAGTCAAGGGTATGGCATTACTCAAGCAACTATTTCACGTGATATTAAGGAATTACATTTAGTGAAGGTTCCTACTACAGATGATAAATATAAGTATAGTTTGCCTGCTGATCAAAAGTTTAATCCATTAAACAAACTCAAACGATTTATTATGGATGCGTTTATTAGTTTAGATACAGCTACACATTTCATTGTCATGAAAACATTACCAGGGAACGCTCAGGCAATGGGAGCATTAATTGATAATTTAGGTTGGGAAGAAATTGTAGGGTGTATTTGTGGTGATGATACTATTCTTATCATTTGTAAGACAGCAGAAGAAGCAGATGAACTTAAAAACAAGTTTTTAGATATGTTATAA
- a CDS encoding TlyA family RNA methyltransferase produces MSKKIRLDQLIVDRGLSESREKAKRTIMAGLVFSEEQRMDKPGTKVNIDIPIDIKGKAIPYVGRGGLKLEKAIEYFSLDLNGKVMVDVGSSTGGFTDCALQNGVHLSYAIDVGYNQLDWKLRNDPRVVVMERTNFRYVTPDMLTEETPNFATVDVSFISLRLILPPLFHLLSLDSQAVILIKPQFEAGREQVGKKGIVRDPSVHLQVLRNILSFAEETGFQILDVTFSPITGGDGNIEYLGLLGKSDSELSEEIDFSTLSEKVVTESHQALDR; encoded by the coding sequence ATGAGTAAAAAAATTAGATTAGATCAATTAATAGTTGATCGTGGCTTGAGTGAATCTAGGGAGAAGGCAAAAAGAACAATCATGGCTGGTCTTGTCTTCTCTGAAGAACAACGCATGGACAAGCCTGGTACAAAGGTGAACATAGATATACCGATTGATATAAAAGGAAAGGCGATACCATACGTAGGACGTGGTGGATTAAAATTAGAAAAAGCGATTGAATATTTTTCGTTAGATTTAAATGGTAAAGTCATGGTTGATGTAGGTTCTTCTACTGGCGGATTTACCGATTGCGCATTACAAAACGGTGTCCATTTAAGTTATGCGATCGATGTTGGCTACAATCAATTAGATTGGAAATTACGAAATGATCCAAGAGTAGTTGTCATGGAAAGAACTAACTTTCGATACGTTACACCAGACATGCTAACAGAAGAGACACCCAATTTTGCTACAGTGGATGTTTCTTTCATATCTCTACGATTAATTCTACCACCCCTTTTCCATTTGTTATCATTAGACAGTCAAGCCGTTATCTTAATCAAACCTCAATTTGAAGCGGGAAGAGAACAAGTAGGTAAGAAAGGGATTGTAAGAGATCCTTCCGTGCACTTACAAGTATTAAGAAATATATTGTCTTTTGCGGAAGAAACAGGTTTTCAGATATTAGATGTGACATTTTCTCCAATTACTGGCGGTGATGGCAATATTGAATATCTAGGGTTATTGGGGAAATCAGATAGCGAGTTAAGTGAGGAAATCGACTTTTCGACTTTATCGGAAAAAGTAGTAACAGAATCCCACCAGGCATTAGATCGCTAG
- the dxs gene encoding 1-deoxy-D-xylulose-5-phosphate synthase produces the protein MDLTKIKNPTFLKQLNAEELEVLAGEIRQFLIKKLSVTGGHLGANLGVVELTLALHKQFNSPEDKLIFDVGHQSYIHKMLTGRTDQFDTLRQYKGLCGFPKMTESEHDVWETGHSSTSLSAAMGMAIARDMKKDSNYVVPIIGDGALTGGMALEALNHIGHEKKNITVILNDNEMSIAGNVGALHNALGRMRSAGKYNRVKDELEILLKRIPAVGGMIAQTAERVKDSMKYFMVPGMLFEEFGFTYFGPVDGHDFKDLEENIEYAKKTQGPVLVHVITQKGKGYYPAESDKKDKWHGVGPYKIDSGEKIKPANAAPAWSQVVSDTLENIAGQEERLAVITPAMILGSKLDKFQEKYPDRLFDVGIAEQHATTLSAGLATQGMKPFLAIYSTFLQRAYDQLVHDVCRQNLNVAFGIDRAGLVGADGETHQGVFDIAFLRHLPNMVIMMPKDENECQHMVNTAISYNEGPIAVRFPRGNGLGVEMDQELKTLPIGKWEVLKQGTDAVILTFGTTIAMSLAASEYMKKQGIHVEVINARFIKPLDEQMLHDRMRKNIPILTVEEAVLKGGFGSAVLEFAEENRYHPQMKRMGIPDQYIEHGNVKELLEEINLTKEQIVVELKKLLAVSNDEQKRA, from the coding sequence ATGGATCTAACCAAGATAAAAAATCCAACATTTCTAAAACAATTAAACGCGGAAGAACTAGAAGTCTTAGCCGGTGAAATTCGTCAATTTTTGATTAAAAAATTATCCGTAACCGGTGGCCATTTAGGCGCTAATCTAGGAGTAGTAGAACTGACACTCGCGTTACACAAGCAATTTAATAGTCCGGAAGATAAATTAATCTTTGATGTCGGACACCAATCCTATATTCATAAAATGCTGACAGGGCGTACAGACCAATTTGATACGCTTAGACAGTATAAAGGACTGTGTGGTTTTCCTAAAATGACGGAAAGCGAACATGATGTTTGGGAAACAGGCCATAGTTCAACGTCACTATCAGCAGCTATGGGTATGGCGATCGCTCGTGATATGAAAAAAGATAGTAATTATGTTGTACCAATCATAGGTGATGGTGCTTTAACAGGTGGTATGGCGTTGGAAGCATTAAATCATATTGGTCATGAGAAGAAAAATATCACGGTTATTCTCAATGATAATGAAATGTCAATTGCAGGCAATGTCGGGGCATTACACAATGCATTGGGAAGGATGAGAAGTGCCGGAAAGTATAATCGTGTCAAGGATGAATTAGAAATCCTGTTAAAAAGAATTCCTGCGGTCGGTGGTATGATCGCTCAAACAGCAGAACGAGTAAAGGATAGTATGAAATATTTTATGGTTCCAGGTATGTTGTTTGAAGAATTCGGCTTTACTTATTTCGGACCGGTTGACGGTCATGATTTTAAAGATTTAGAAGAAAATATTGAATACGCTAAGAAAACACAAGGTCCTGTACTTGTTCATGTTATCACGCAAAAAGGAAAAGGATATTACCCTGCTGAATCAGATAAAAAAGATAAATGGCATGGTGTAGGTCCTTATAAAATTGACTCAGGTGAAAAAATTAAGCCTGCTAATGCAGCGCCCGCTTGGAGCCAAGTTGTAAGTGATACATTAGAAAATATTGCTGGACAAGAAGAACGACTTGCAGTGATCACACCCGCAATGATACTTGGCTCAAAGTTAGATAAATTTCAGGAAAAATATCCTGATCGTTTATTTGACGTAGGAATCGCAGAACAACATGCTACTACGTTATCAGCTGGCCTGGCAACGCAGGGTATGAAGCCTTTTCTTGCGATATATTCTACCTTCTTACAAAGAGCGTATGATCAATTAGTTCATGATGTCTGTCGCCAAAACTTGAATGTTGCATTTGGTATCGACCGTGCAGGACTAGTAGGGGCTGATGGTGAAACGCATCAAGGAGTTTTTGATATTGCCTTCTTACGCCATTTACCTAATATGGTGATTATGATGCCGAAAGACGAAAATGAGTGCCAACATATGGTGAACACAGCTATTTCTTATAATGAAGGTCCTATTGCTGTTCGCTTCCCAAGAGGAAACGGGTTAGGTGTAGAAATGGATCAAGAGTTAAAAACATTGCCTATTGGTAAATGGGAAGTGTTAAAACAAGGGACTGATGCAGTTATTTTAACGTTTGGAACTACGATTGCCATGTCTCTTGCAGCGAGTGAATATATGAAAAAACAAGGTATACATGTAGAAGTAATTAACGCAAGGTTTATTAAGCCGTTAGATGAACAAATGTTGCATGACAGAATGCGTAAAAATATCCCGATCTTAACTGTGGAAGAAGCAGTACTTAAAGGTGGATTTGGTTCTGCTGTTCTAGAGTTTGCAGAAGAAAATAGATATCACCCTCAAATGAAAAGAATGGGTATTCCTGATCAGTATATTGAGCACGGTAATGTGAAAGAATTGCTTGAAGAAATAAATTTGACAAAAGAGCAAATTGTTGTAGAACTAAAAAAATTATTAGCCGTAAGTAATGATGAGCAAAAAAGGGCATGA
- a CDS encoding polyprenyl synthetase family protein, which translates to MDQSLQNLLDKEQQQLNTALTSYISELDMPNRLRESVLYSIQAGGKRLRPLLMKLTCQGLGGDPQKVYPAAVALEMIHTYSLIHDDLPSMDDDMYRRGQLTNHKKYDEATAILAGDGLLTNSFHVITTTDLYTDQEKVNIVAKLSKASGLEGMVAGQYLDMEAENQTISISKLERIHHLKTGRLISFAVEIGGLLAGVSSERMEILKNYGDYLGIIFQIQDDILDIEGDQTLIGKRVGSDIDNEKSTYPSILGLEGAKQYKTKYVNEAVRCLKEVGLANTDLALISHYLSERNQ; encoded by the coding sequence GTGGATCAATCATTACAAAATTTGTTAGATAAAGAACAACAACAATTAAATACCGCTTTAACGTCTTACATTTCAGAATTAGATATGCCGAATCGACTAAGAGAATCTGTTCTATATTCCATTCAAGCAGGAGGAAAAAGATTACGTCCGCTTTTGATGAAATTAACGTGTCAAGGATTAGGTGGAGATCCACAGAAGGTATATCCTGCTGCAGTTGCTTTAGAAATGATTCATACATACTCCCTGATACATGATGATCTTCCTTCTATGGATGATGATATGTACCGTAGGGGACAATTAACTAATCATAAAAAGTATGACGAAGCAACCGCTATCTTAGCTGGAGACGGTCTACTCACGAATAGTTTTCACGTTATTACTACTACTGATTTATATACAGATCAGGAGAAAGTTAACATTGTTGCCAAGTTATCGAAAGCAAGTGGATTAGAAGGAATGGTAGCCGGGCAATATTTGGATATGGAAGCAGAAAATCAGACTATTTCCATTTCAAAGCTGGAAAGAATTCATCATTTGAAAACAGGAAGACTTATTTCATTTGCAGTAGAAATTGGTGGACTCTTAGCGGGTGTATCATCAGAAAGAATGGAAATTTTAAAGAATTATGGGGATTATCTTGGCATCATATTTCAAATTCAAGATGATATTTTAGACATAGAGGGTGATCAAACACTTATTGGTAAGCGTGTTGGCAGTGATATTGATAATGAGAAAAGCACTTATCCAAGCATTCTAGGATTAGAGGGAGCTAAGCAATATAAAACTAAATATGTTAATGAGGCTGTTCGATGTTTGAAAGAGGTAGGTTTAGCAAATACAGATTTGGCCTTGATAAGTCATTATTTAAGCGAGCGAAACCAGTAA
- the xseB gene encoding exodeoxyribonuclease VII small subunit: MSEEKKELSFEEALEQLETIVNKMEEGEVPLEKAMEYYAEGSKLSKICHDKLVNAEKQMKEILREDNERSSFEIQEEN; encoded by the coding sequence ATGAGTGAGGAAAAGAAAGAATTATCATTTGAAGAAGCGTTAGAACAATTGGAAACGATTGTCAATAAAATGGAAGAAGGGGAAGTTCCTTTAGAAAAGGCGATGGAGTATTATGCAGAAGGATCCAAATTATCAAAAATATGTCATGATAAATTAGTAAATGCCGAGAAACAAATGAAAGAAATTTTACGTGAGGATAATGAGCGTTCGAGCTTTGAAATTCAGGAGGAAAATTAA
- the xseA gene encoding exodeoxyribonuclease VII large subunit, with amino-acid sequence MEDKYLSVSALTKYIKKKFDVDRHLNHIWLRGEISNFKHHTRGHMYMTIKDDHASIRAVMFHRQNQDLSFRPEDGMKVLISGYVSVFESQGQYQLYIQELQPDGIGALHLAFEQLKKKLSKEGIFDPIHKKTFPKYPEHIAVLTSPTGAAIRDILTTMERRYPIANVLIIPVLVQGKQAPASIVNGIKKANQIDSLDLIIVGRGGGSLEELWSFNDEEVVRAIFQSELPVISAVGHETDVTISDMVADLRAPTPTAAAELAVPSQLELLDKLKKMNQFIENNIRNKIERSREKLDSMESSYVFKYPERLVEEKEQRLDRAVDQLTKQLHRTVQVKRDYFKYLDQRYQRLNLDKQLEKQNDHVQDLLKRLYRASKQQVDQKGNLFSKNLTQLNLLNPTRIMSRGYSITYSEENEIIRSVNQVEMDDQLTIQLSDGLVECRAQEIRRGDNK; translated from the coding sequence GTGGAAGATAAATATTTATCGGTGTCTGCACTAACAAAATACATAAAGAAGAAATTTGACGTAGACAGGCATCTTAATCACATTTGGTTACGAGGTGAAATATCGAATTTTAAGCACCATACCAGAGGTCATATGTATATGACAATTAAAGACGATCATGCCAGTATTCGTGCAGTAATGTTCCATAGACAGAATCAAGATCTATCTTTTCGACCAGAGGATGGCATGAAAGTATTAATAAGTGGTTATGTCAGTGTCTTTGAATCACAGGGACAGTATCAGTTATATATACAGGAATTACAGCCAGACGGAATCGGAGCACTTCATTTAGCTTTCGAACAATTAAAGAAAAAGCTCTCTAAGGAAGGAATTTTCGATCCAATACATAAAAAGACATTCCCGAAATACCCTGAGCATATTGCGGTATTGACTTCACCAACTGGGGCTGCTATCCGTGATATATTAACAACGATGGAAAGACGTTATCCTATTGCAAATGTCTTAATTATTCCTGTTTTAGTACAAGGGAAACAGGCACCAGCCTCTATCGTAAACGGTATTAAAAAAGCAAATCAAATCGATAGCTTGGACCTTATTATCGTGGGTCGTGGTGGCGGATCGTTAGAAGAATTATGGAGTTTTAATGACGAAGAAGTTGTCAGAGCAATCTTTCAATCAGAACTTCCCGTCATATCAGCTGTTGGACACGAAACAGATGTAACGATTAGTGATATGGTGGCTGATTTACGTGCGCCGACTCCAACAGCAGCCGCTGAATTAGCTGTGCCATCGCAACTAGAATTACTAGATAAACTTAAGAAAATGAATCAATTTATTGAGAACAATATTCGGAATAAGATAGAGCGCTCTCGTGAAAAGTTAGATTCAATGGAGAGTTCATATGTATTCAAATATCCTGAACGTTTAGTAGAAGAAAAAGAACAAAGACTTGACCGAGCAGTGGATCAGTTGACGAAACAATTACACCGTACAGTTCAAGTAAAAAGAGACTATTTTAAATATTTGGATCAACGTTATCAACGTCTAAATCTCGATAAACAGCTGGAAAAACAAAACGATCATGTACAAGATCTGTTAAAGCGGTTATATCGTGCAAGCAAACAACAGGTGGATCAGAAGGGAAATCTATTTAGTAAGAACTTAACACAGCTTAACTTATTAAATCCAACTCGCATTATGAGCAGAGGATATTCGATTACATATTCTGAGGAAAATGAAATTATTCGAAGTGTTAATCAGGTGGAAATGGATGATCAATTAACAATCCAACTTTCAGATGGTCTTGTAGAATGTAGAGCACAAGAAATTAGAAGGGGAGATAATAAATGA
- the folD gene encoding bifunctional methylenetetrahydrofolate dehydrogenase/methenyltetrahydrofolate cyclohydrolase FolD gives MSAEVIYGSELAQSLRDEMKEEVIGLHSKGIIPGLTVVLIGDDPASKSYVKGKQKASNYVGVDSELIELPDSTTQEELLSLIDTLNKKDSVHGILVQLPLPAHIDEEVIIEAISPEKDVDGFHPISIGRMMTGKDTFYPCTPYGIIQMMKSKNISLEGKHAVVIGRSNIVGKPVGQLLLSENATVTYCHSRTKNMEQYIASADILIVAVGKAHFINGDHIKDGAIVIDVGVNRTEDGSLTGDVDFDSAKEKASYITPVPKGVGPMTITMLMHNTIKSAKKANELL, from the coding sequence GTGTCTGCAGAAGTTATTTACGGCAGTGAGTTAGCACAATCATTAAGAGATGAAATGAAGGAAGAAGTAATCGGTCTTCATAGTAAAGGAATTATTCCAGGGTTGACTGTAGTCTTGATCGGTGATGATCCTGCCTCGAAATCATACGTAAAAGGAAAGCAAAAAGCGTCTAATTATGTAGGAGTTGACTCAGAATTAATTGAATTACCAGATTCAACTACACAAGAGGAGTTATTATCCTTAATTGATACACTAAATAAAAAAGATTCGGTCCATGGAATCTTAGTTCAGTTACCCTTACCGGCACATATCGATGAAGAAGTAATCATAGAAGCTATTTCACCAGAGAAAGATGTCGATGGCTTTCACCCGATAAGTATTGGTCGTATGATGACTGGAAAAGATACCTTCTATCCATGTACACCATATGGTATTATTCAAATGATGAAATCAAAAAATATTTCATTAGAAGGAAAGCATGCTGTAGTAATTGGGAGAAGTAATATTGTAGGGAAGCCTGTAGGACAATTGCTTTTAAGTGAAAATGCAACAGTAACCTATTGCCATTCACGTACGAAAAATATGGAACAATACATAGCATCTGCTGACATCTTAATTGTTGCTGTCGGGAAAGCACATTTTATCAATGGTGATCATATAAAAGATGGTGCCATTGTTATTGATGTGGGTGTAAATAGAACTGAGGATGGCTCGCTTACGGGAGATGTTGACTTTGATTCTGCTAAGGAAAAAGCTAGCTATATCACTCCAGTTCCAAAAGGTGTTGGACCAATGACGATTACTATGCTAATGCATAACACCATTAAATCCGCTAAAAAAGCGAACGAATTATTATAA
- the nusB gene encoding transcription antitermination factor NusB produces MKRRTAREKSLQILFSLDTEEYDLATTIEHTLDENEHDSFILDLVNGVAANKQEIDEKIKGHLEKWSLERVAIVERTLLRMAVYELFYMKDAPESVVINEAIEIAHVFGDEKSGKFINGVLSKMIK; encoded by the coding sequence ATGAAACGAAGAACTGCACGTGAGAAATCATTACAAATTTTATTTTCGTTGGACACAGAGGAATATGATTTAGCAACTACCATTGAACATACATTAGATGAGAATGAACATGATTCGTTTATTTTGGACCTTGTGAATGGTGTTGCTGCAAATAAACAAGAAATTGACGAAAAAATCAAAGGACATTTAGAAAAATGGTCACTAGAAAGAGTAGCCATAGTAGAGAGAACGCTACTTCGTATGGCCGTTTACGAATTATTTTATATGAAAGATGCCCCCGAAAGTGTAGTAATCAATGAAGCAATTGAGATTGCTCATGTTTTCGGTGATGAAAAATCAGGTAAGTTTATCAATGGTGTATTATCAAAAATGATAAAATAA
- a CDS encoding Asp23/Gls24 family envelope stress response protein, giving the protein MPENQLLNVSESTPLGKVEIAPDVLEVIAGIATTEVSGVSSMRGNFATGVAERLGKKAHGKGIKVELKEDTVSIDVYIVVDYGHSVPTVAEKIQLNVRQAIENMTAIQIKEINVHVVGVQMEHVNDEKEEQY; this is encoded by the coding sequence ATGCCTGAAAACCAATTACTTAACGTGAGTGAATCTACTCCTTTAGGAAAAGTAGAAATTGCACCAGATGTATTAGAGGTGATTGCAGGTATTGCAACTACTGAAGTATCAGGTGTATCTAGCATGAGAGGTAACTTTGCAACAGGAGTAGCAGAACGATTAGGGAAGAAAGCACATGGTAAAGGAATTAAAGTAGAGCTCAAAGAAGACACTGTGTCTATTGATGTTTACATCGTTGTCGATTATGGCCATTCTGTTCCTACTGTCGCTGAAAAAATCCAATTGAATGTAAGGCAAGCAATAGAAAATATGACTGCCATTCAAATTAAAGAAATTAATGTGCATGTTGTTGGCGTTCAAATGGAACATGTAAATGATGAAAAAGAAGAGCAATATTAA
- the accC gene encoding acetyl-CoA carboxylase biotin carboxylase subunit: protein MIKKLLIANRGEIAVRIIRSAKEMGIDTVAVYSEADSDALHVQLADEAYCIGPKLSTDSYLNFTNIMSVATLTDTDAIHPGYGFLSENADFAEICDACNITFVGPSAYAIQKMGTKDVARETMREAGVPVVPGSNGIIEDEEEGLKVAKEIGFPVIIKATAGGGGKGIRVARTEEELTKGIRVTQNEAEKAFGNPGVYLEKFIEDFRHVEIQVLADNHGNVIHLGERDCTVQRRLQKLIEETPSPAIDEDMRKTMGEAAVKAAKAVQYSGAGTIEFIFDQKENKFYFMEMNTRIQVEHPVTEMVTGVDLIKEQINIANNDKLNYKQEDITFNGWAMECRINAENPEKDFMPSAGKIEMYLPPGGLGVRVDSAAYPGYQIPPYYDSMIAKLITYGKTRKEAVDRMKRALDEFAVEGVYTTIPFHRKMMVHPVFVDGDFNTSFLEKYSIMEDE from the coding sequence GTGATTAAGAAACTGTTAATTGCTAACCGTGGAGAAATAGCAGTCAGAATTATCCGATCTGCAAAAGAAATGGGAATAGACACGGTAGCAGTATACTCAGAAGCTGATAGTGATGCATTGCATGTACAGTTAGCGGATGAAGCTTATTGTATTGGACCGAAATTAAGCACGGACAGTTATTTAAACTTTACTAATATTATGAGTGTTGCAACATTAACTGATACCGATGCAATTCATCCTGGTTACGGATTCTTATCAGAGAATGCAGATTTTGCTGAGATCTGTGATGCGTGTAATATAACATTCGTTGGTCCTAGTGCCTATGCTATTCAAAAAATGGGTACAAAAGATGTAGCAAGAGAAACTATGAGAGAAGCTGGTGTGCCAGTAGTACCGGGTTCAAATGGTATCATTGAGGATGAAGAAGAAGGACTTAAGGTGGCCAAAGAAATAGGTTTTCCTGTTATTATTAAAGCAACTGCTGGTGGCGGGGGTAAAGGTATTCGTGTTGCCCGTACAGAGGAAGAATTAACAAAAGGTATCCGTGTAACCCAAAATGAAGCAGAAAAAGCATTTGGTAACCCAGGCGTGTATTTAGAAAAATTCATCGAAGATTTCCGTCATGTAGAAATCCAGGTTCTAGCAGATAATCATGGCAATGTAATACACCTTGGAGAACGCGATTGTACTGTACAAAGAAGGTTACAAAAATTAATTGAAGAAACACCATCTCCTGCAATTGATGAAGATATGCGTAAGACGATGGGTGAAGCTGCAGTTAAGGCTGCAAAAGCTGTGCAATACTCTGGTGCAGGAACAATTGAGTTTATTTTCGATCAAAAAGAAAATAAGTTTTATTTTATGGAAATGAATACTCGTATCCAAGTAGAGCATCCCGTTACTGAAATGGTTACAGGTGTAGATTTAATCAAGGAACAAATCAACATCGCCAATAATGACAAATTAAACTATAAACAGGAAGATATTACATTTAATGGTTGGGCGATGGAGTGCCGCATCAATGCAGAAAACCCTGAAAAAGATTTTATGCCGTCAGCAGGTAAGATAGAAATGTATTTACCACCTGGTGGTTTAGGCGTAAGGGTCGATTCAGCAGCATATCCTGGCTATCAAATTCCGCCATATTACGATTCGATGATTGCAAAATTAATTACCTATGGTAAAACAAGAAAAGAAGCGGTTGATCGAATGAAACGAGCACTGGATGAATTTGCCGTAGAAGGTGTTTATACTACAATCCCATTCCATCGAAAAATGATGGTACACCCTGTGTTTGTCGATGGTGATTTTAATACAAGTTTTTTAGAGAAATATAGTATAATGGAAGATGAGTAA